The following nucleotide sequence is from Arcobacter sp. LA11.
ATCTACAAGAGCCTAAAAAATTGAATAAAATTGAAGGAAAAATCACACCTTTAAACTCAGTTAAAAAAGAATTAGCAGAAGATATTCCTTCTTTAAAACCTAAGAAACTAGATACATATGAAGCAGATATAGATACTTCAAAATATACAAAAGTAAAATTAATAGATACAGTTTTAGAGACTTTGTCTCATAGTGATTTATTAAAATCTTCAAGAGAAAAAGTTATTCAATATGAGATAAAAGTTAAAAATGCTTTATCTAATTATTATCCTACCCTAGATTTTGAATATAATTTAGGTAGAACAAGAACTTTCCCTGGTACAGATGATACTGGTAAGTTTAAATTTTTTAATGATAAAAACTATAAATTTGTTTTAAGGCAAAATATTTATTCAGGTGGAGCAACAAATTATGATGTCAAAAGTGTTGCTAAAAAGCTTGAAGTTGCAAAAAACCAATACAGAATTACCTTAGATTCAGAAATAAAAAAATCTATCAAAGCTTATTTTGGTGTTGTTTTTGCAAATCGTTCAGTTATGGTAAATGAACGAAATATGAAAAAACTAAATAAAATTTTAGAAATAGTTACTATCAAATATGATAATGGCGCGGCATCAATTGGTGATTTAACTTCAATAAAAGCAAGTGTTGCAAATGCAATGACAAAGTTAGTAAAAGTAAAATCAAAGTTTATTGAGTCATTAAGATATTATGAGTATATAGCGGGTATAGATTTTGAAAGAACTTTACCTTATGAAATGAATTTTGATGTAAATATTAGTAGTTTTGATGATTTGTTTGAAAGATCTTTAGAAAAAAATAGAAATTTAGTTAATTATTATAAAAGTATTGAAGCTGAGAAGTTTAAACAAAAGAAATTGGAATCATCTTTCAAACCACAAGTCGATTTTGAATTATCATATAAAAAAACAATGGATGAAGAAGATTTAGAAGAAGAAACAAATGATTTAAATGGAAAGTTTAAATTGTCGTACAATATCTTTAATGGTGGACGAGATAAAAATAAAGTTTTAGAAGCTACTAGTAGTATCCGAGATTTAAAATATAGATTATCAGAAGAAAAACGAAAATTAAAATGGAATTTATCAAAAATACATACTTCTGTTGAATCTGTTCGAGAAGCATTGAAAAGTACTATTGTAGAAATTAAAGCATCAAGAAAAATGGTTAGTGCCTACTGGGATGCATTTAAACTTGGGGAACAAGATTTACAAATTTTACTTCAAGGACAAAAACAATTAAATTCTGCAGAAACTGAGTTAGTTAAATATGAAGAGAGTCATGCTACTGACTTCTTTAATATTCTAGAAATTACTGGTGACTTAGCCACATTTTTTGATGTAGATCCAGAAAATACGAAGTTTATTGATTTTTCTAAAAGTGATTATAAAAAGAATATTTTTGTAAAAGATGGTACTAAAATATCTTTAGACTCTAAGAAAGAAGAAACAGTAGAAGATAAAGAAGATATTTTAGAAAAAGAAATAGAAAAAAAAGAGATGGAAATACCTTTACCTAAGCCATCTATTGATGAAAATATTAATAACTTCTTAGAAAACTTTTTAAATTTTGATGATGAGAGTTTTATGATTGAAATATCTGATTTTGGTAATATTTATGAATCTTTTGATTTCATTAAAGCAAATAATTTTGATACGAATTCATTTTCATATGATGTTGTAGAAAAATATAATATCAAAACTAGAGTTGCTCATAATAACTTTAAAACCTTAGAAGATGCAAAAGAGTATTTAAAAATATTAGAAACAAAAGATTTAAATAAAACATATAGAATTAAAAAAGTAAAAGAGATAAAATCTTTATACAATAAATACAAAGATGGTTTAAAAGTAAAAGTTAAGAAAGTAAAACCAAAAATAAAAGTAAAAGTTGTAGAAAAAATTAGACAAGAAATAAAAAGAAAAGATTTTTTAACAAATGAAGCTTTTAAAAATAAGTTTTTAAATTCTAATGATAATTATTTCACTATTAATGTTTCTTCATTTACAAAGAATGAAAAAGTTGAAGAGTTTATAAAGTTTAATGAAATGTATGAACAATCTTTTTTCTTTAGTTATGGTGAAAATAAACAGCTTATTAAATTGGTTTATGGTATTTATCCTAGTTATGTCAGTTTAGAACAAGATTTAAATAAAATAATATTTGAAAATAATGGTATTTATCCTGTTGTAGAAAAAGTTGGCTTGGTTAAAAATTTATACAATAAAAATATAGAATTAAATGTAAAAAAAGATAAACCCATAGAATATGAATATATAAATCTTTCAAAAAAACAATTAGAA
It contains:
- a CDS encoding TolC family protein, with the protein product MEKILIRYFLIFLFILTSSNALDDKDGNLNLQEPKKLNKIEGKITPLNSVKKELAEDIPSLKPKKLDTYEADIDTSKYTKVKLIDTVLETLSHSDLLKSSREKVIQYEIKVKNALSNYYPTLDFEYNLGRTRTFPGTDDTGKFKFFNDKNYKFVLRQNIYSGGATNYDVKSVAKKLEVAKNQYRITLDSEIKKSIKAYFGVVFANRSVMVNERNMKKLNKILEIVTIKYDNGAASIGDLTSIKASVANAMTKLVKVKSKFIESLRYYEYIAGIDFERTLPYEMNFDVNISSFDDLFERSLEKNRNLVNYYKSIEAEKFKQKKLESSFKPQVDFELSYKKTMDEEDLEEETNDLNGKFKLSYNIFNGGRDKNKVLEATSSIRDLKYRLSEEKRKLKWNLSKIHTSVESVREALKSTIVEIKASRKMVSAYWDAFKLGEQDLQILLQGQKQLNSAETELVKYEESHATDFFNILEITGDLATFFDVDPENTKFIDFSKSDYKKNIFVKDGTKISLDSKKEETVEDKEDILEKEIEKKEMEIPLPKPSIDENINNFLENFLNFDDESFMIEISDFGNIYESFDFIKANNFDTNSFSYDVVEKYNIKTRVAHNNFKTLEDAKEYLKILETKDLNKTYRIKKVKEIKSLYNKYKDGLKVKVKKVKPKIKVKVVEKIRQEIKRKDFLTNEAFKNKFLNSNDNYFTINVSSFTKNEKVEEFIKFNEMYEQSFFFSYGENKQLIKLVYGIYPSYVSLEQDLNKIIFENNGIYPVVEKVGLVKNLYNKNIELNVKKDKPIEYEYINLSKKQLEEKKNIKIKKDLVKNEKNEEVLTLTKRPTLDDVNKKEKEKIQEIKKKLEKILPTKKDLEKKLAEAKRKEELRLKEEARKAKELEEKRIAEEKAKLAKE